One genomic region from Nymphaea colorata isolate Beijing-Zhang1983 chromosome 10, ASM883128v2, whole genome shotgun sequence encodes:
- the LOC116262944 gene encoding cyclin-J18 gives CGISTTKHLRLSPIVKYTALSLFADRFLFSFQRLIEENYKASWLLQPMDESNLQLFALISIWISSKMHDVSPLSVRTLKSLADVMISDQHFTARDFIEAEMVFMKVLRFEIGAANIAFFFLEELLYQFREIAKVGDSLKLSVCMDIMDLLYEDEGTSLHHYSPRSLAASILIAAYVLTIPRQPWEFPVFPWVMSMDAYQLEDIEELVRFILHHTLKPCEDAGFSYVKGDHRD, from the exons TGCGGAATTTCCACCACGAAGCATCTCCGCCTCTCTCCGATCGTGAAGTACACCGCGCTTTCGTTGTTCGCCGATcgcttccttttctctttccagAG GTTAATTGAAGAGAATTACAAAGCAAGCTGGCTTCTGCAACCCATGGATGAGAGTAATTTGCAGCTTTTTGCACTCATCTCTATATGGATTTCCAGCAAG ATGCATGATGTTTCTCCACTGTCTGTGAGGACATTGAAGTCTTTGGCAGATGTTATGATCAGTGATCAACATTTCACTGCAAGAGATTTTATTGAAGCA GAGATGGTGTTTATGAAG GTGCTGAGGTTTGAGATAGGAGCAGCaaatattgcattttttttccttgaagaaTTACTTTACCAGTTCAG GGAAATAGCGAAGGTTGGGGATTCTTTGAAACTCTCTGTTTGCATGGACATAATGGATCTTCTTTATGAAGATGAAGGGACTTCACTGCACCATTATTCTCCTCGTTCTCTGGCTGCATCTATCTTG ATAGCAGCATATGTGTTGACAATCCCACGACAGCCATGGGAGTTTCCTGTATTCCCTTGGG TGATGTCCATGGATGCCTACCAACTCGAAGACATCGAGGAGCTCGTGCGTTTCATCCTTCACCATACGTTGAAGCCATGTGAAGATGCAGGCTTTTCGTATGTCAAAGGCGATCACCGTGATTAA
- the LOC116262430 gene encoding 65-kDa microtubule-associated protein 6 isoform X2, protein MLMEIERECLEVYRRKVAESNHAKARLHQSLAAKEAELAALVAAIGDINPHSLPERRPSTLKEQLGLVTPLLEGLRAKKEERVKQFADIKGQIEKISKEINGYAEPNDSITSPDAVEEHDLSLRKLNEYHIHLQSLQKEKSDRLHKVLEYVNEVHGLCASLGLDFGKMVSQVHPSLHETGNTQCKNISNDTLVGLSQSIEKLKMEKKARIQKLKDIVPSLLELWNLLDTPNEEKKLFDMITGILGSSESDIKDPGILSNETIQQATEEVERLSKLKASKMKELVLKRRSELEDICQKAHLDPDMSTAPEKSIALIDSGILDPSELLSNIESQIVKAKADALSRKDIMDRVDKWRAACEEEKWLEEYNQDDNKYNAGRGAHKNLKRAEKARIIITKISAMVDNLMNRALAWEEEKKMHFLYDGVRLTSLLEDYVLARQQKEEERRRYRDHKKLQDLLLTEREAIYGSKPSPKRSSSLKKPNGIRSNGSATPTPRRLSLGSATPELLTPRSYSGRQNGFFRDTHRMSLSKLNFVALTKEDAMSVASMCPETVSPPSTCS, encoded by the exons ATGTTGATGGAAATTGAGCGTGAATGTTTGGAAGTGTACCGTAGAAAGGTTGCTGAATCCAACCATGCTAAGGCAAGATTACACCAATCCCTTGCAGCCAAAGAAGCTGAGCTTGCAGCTCTTGTCGCAGCAATTGGAGATATCAACCCTCATTCACTG CCAGAAAGAAGGCCATCCACATTGAAGGAGCAACTTGGGTTGGTGACACCATTATTAGAAGGCTTGCGTGCAAAGAAAGAAGAGCGTGTCAAGCAATTTGCAGATATAAAAGGACAGATTGAAAAGATCAGTAAAGAAATAAATGGTTATGCAGAGCCAAATGACAGTATAACCAGTCCAGATGCTGTCGAGGAGCATGACTTATCACTAAGGAAACTGAACGAATACCACATACATCTTCAGTCTTTGCAGAAGGAGAAG TCAGACCGTCttcataaagttcttgaatacGTGAATGAGGTACATGgcctttgtgcttcacttggttTGGACTTCGGGAAGATGGTTAGTCAGGTGCACCCAAGCCTCCATGAAACAGGTAatacacaatgtaagaacattagcaatgACACACTGGTGGGTCTTTCTCAATCCATTgaaaagctgaaaatggaaaaaaaagcaagaattCAGAAG CTGAAAGACATTGTTCCATCACTATTGGAACTATGGAACTTGTTGGACACACCCAATGAGGAAAAGAAGCTTTTTGACATGATCACTGGCATCCTTGGCAGCTCAGAAAGTGATATCAAGGATCCTGGTATTCTTTCAAATGAGACAATTCAGCAG GCAACAGAAGAAGTTGAAAGGTTAAGTAAACTGAAAGCAAGTAAAATGAAAGAATTGGTCCTTAAGAGAAGGTCAGAGCTGGAGGATATATGCCAAAAAGCGCATCTTGATCCAGACATGAGCACAGCTCCAGAGAAATCCATTGCTTTAATAGATTCTG GAATATTGGACCCTTCAGAACTGCTTTCAAACATTGAATCTCAAATTGTAAAAGCAAAAGCAGATGCCTTGAGCAGGAAGGACATAATGGACAGGGTAGACAAATGGCGTGCTgcttgtgaagaagaaaaatggctTGAAGAATATAACCAA GATGATAACAAGTACAATGCAGGAAGAGGTGCTCACAAAAATCTTAAACGTGCTGAAAAAGCTAGAATTATTATCACCAAGATTTCTG CTATGGTGGACAATTTGATGAATCGAGCATTAGCAtgggaagaggaaaaaaaaatgcattttctgtaTGATGGG gTTCGATTGACATCTTTATTGGAAGATTATGTTTTGGCAAGGcaacagaaagaagaagagaggagaagatACCGG GATCATAAAAAACTGCAAGATCTTCTGCTCACAGAGAGGGAAGCCATCTATGGATCCAAGCCAAGCCCTAAAAGAAGCAGCAGCCTTAAGAAACCAAATGGCATCCGTTCAAATGGATCCGCAACCCCTACACCTCGCCGCCTTTCTCTTGGCAGTGCAACCCCAGAGCTTCTAACTCCACGATCATACTCTGGGCGCCAGAATGGTTTCTTCAGAGACACCCACAGAATGTCATTGTCAAAATTGAACTTTGTAGCACTAACGAAGGAAGATGCAATGTCAGTGGCATCCATGTGTCCTGAAACAGTATCACCTCCTTCTACTTGTAGTTGA
- the LOC116262430 gene encoding 65-kDa microtubule-associated protein 6 isoform X1, producing MISARMDSSCGVLLRELQHIWDEIGESESEKDRMLMEIERECLEVYRRKVAESNHAKARLHQSLAAKEAELAALVAAIGDINPHSLPERRPSTLKEQLGLVTPLLEGLRAKKEERVKQFADIKGQIEKISKEINGYAEPNDSITSPDAVEEHDLSLRKLNEYHIHLQSLQKEKSDRLHKVLEYVNEVHGLCASLGLDFGKMVSQVHPSLHETGNTQCKNISNDTLVGLSQSIEKLKMEKKARIQKLKDIVPSLLELWNLLDTPNEEKKLFDMITGILGSSESDIKDPGILSNETIQQATEEVERLSKLKASKMKELVLKRRSELEDICQKAHLDPDMSTAPEKSIALIDSGILDPSELLSNIESQIVKAKADALSRKDIMDRVDKWRAACEEEKWLEEYNQDDNKYNAGRGAHKNLKRAEKARIIITKISAMVDNLMNRALAWEEEKKMHFLYDGVRLTSLLEDYVLARQQKEEERRRYRDHKKLQDLLLTEREAIYGSKPSPKRSSSLKKPNGIRSNGSATPTPRRLSLGSATPELLTPRSYSGRQNGFFRDTHRMSLSKLNFVALTKEDAMSVASMCPETVSPPSTCS from the exons ATGATAAGCGCCCGCATGGACTCTAGTTGCGGGGTTCTGCTGAGAGAACTTCAG CATATCTGGGATGAAATTGGTGAAAGTGAATCAGAGAAGGATCGGATGTTGATGGAAATTGAGCGTGAATGTTTGGAAGTGTACCGTAGAAAGGTTGCTGAATCCAACCATGCTAAGGCAAGATTACACCAATCCCTTGCAGCCAAAGAAGCTGAGCTTGCAGCTCTTGTCGCAGCAATTGGAGATATCAACCCTCATTCACTG CCAGAAAGAAGGCCATCCACATTGAAGGAGCAACTTGGGTTGGTGACACCATTATTAGAAGGCTTGCGTGCAAAGAAAGAAGAGCGTGTCAAGCAATTTGCAGATATAAAAGGACAGATTGAAAAGATCAGTAAAGAAATAAATGGTTATGCAGAGCCAAATGACAGTATAACCAGTCCAGATGCTGTCGAGGAGCATGACTTATCACTAAGGAAACTGAACGAATACCACATACATCTTCAGTCTTTGCAGAAGGAGAAG TCAGACCGTCttcataaagttcttgaatacGTGAATGAGGTACATGgcctttgtgcttcacttggttTGGACTTCGGGAAGATGGTTAGTCAGGTGCACCCAAGCCTCCATGAAACAGGTAatacacaatgtaagaacattagcaatgACACACTGGTGGGTCTTTCTCAATCCATTgaaaagctgaaaatggaaaaaaaagcaagaattCAGAAG CTGAAAGACATTGTTCCATCACTATTGGAACTATGGAACTTGTTGGACACACCCAATGAGGAAAAGAAGCTTTTTGACATGATCACTGGCATCCTTGGCAGCTCAGAAAGTGATATCAAGGATCCTGGTATTCTTTCAAATGAGACAATTCAGCAG GCAACAGAAGAAGTTGAAAGGTTAAGTAAACTGAAAGCAAGTAAAATGAAAGAATTGGTCCTTAAGAGAAGGTCAGAGCTGGAGGATATATGCCAAAAAGCGCATCTTGATCCAGACATGAGCACAGCTCCAGAGAAATCCATTGCTTTAATAGATTCTG GAATATTGGACCCTTCAGAACTGCTTTCAAACATTGAATCTCAAATTGTAAAAGCAAAAGCAGATGCCTTGAGCAGGAAGGACATAATGGACAGGGTAGACAAATGGCGTGCTgcttgtgaagaagaaaaatggctTGAAGAATATAACCAA GATGATAACAAGTACAATGCAGGAAGAGGTGCTCACAAAAATCTTAAACGTGCTGAAAAAGCTAGAATTATTATCACCAAGATTTCTG CTATGGTGGACAATTTGATGAATCGAGCATTAGCAtgggaagaggaaaaaaaaatgcattttctgtaTGATGGG gTTCGATTGACATCTTTATTGGAAGATTATGTTTTGGCAAGGcaacagaaagaagaagagaggagaagatACCGG GATCATAAAAAACTGCAAGATCTTCTGCTCACAGAGAGGGAAGCCATCTATGGATCCAAGCCAAGCCCTAAAAGAAGCAGCAGCCTTAAGAAACCAAATGGCATCCGTTCAAATGGATCCGCAACCCCTACACCTCGCCGCCTTTCTCTTGGCAGTGCAACCCCAGAGCTTCTAACTCCACGATCATACTCTGGGCGCCAGAATGGTTTCTTCAGAGACACCCACAGAATGTCATTGTCAAAATTGAACTTTGTAGCACTAACGAAGGAAGATGCAATGTCAGTGGCATCCATGTGTCCTGAAACAGTATCACCTCCTTCTACTTGTAGTTGA
- the LOC116262295 gene encoding calmodulin, producing MAEQLTEEQIAEFKEAFSLFDKDGDGCITTKELGTVMRSLGQNPTEAELVDMINEVDADQNGTIDFPEFLNLMARKMKDTDSEEELKEAFKVFDKDQNGFISAAELRHVMTNLGEKLTDEEVDEMIREADIDGDGQVNYEEFVRMMLAK from the exons ATGGCGGAGCAGCTGACGGAGGAGCAGATAGCGGAGTTCAAGGAGGCATTCAGCCTCTTCGACAAAGACGGCGACG gCTGTATCACCACAAAAGAGTTGGGGACTGTTATGAGATCTCTAGGACAAAATCCAACTGAGGCTGAGCTTGTGGATATGATTAACGAAGTTGATGCAGATCAAAACGGCACCATCGATTTTCCAGAGTTTCTAAACTTGATGGCTCGAAAGATGAAA GATACTGATTCTGAAGAGGAGCTGAAGGAGGCCTTCAAGGTCTTCGATAAGGACCAAAATGGTTTCATTTCTGCAGCAGAG CTGCGCCATGTGATGACTAATCTTGGGGAGAAACTGACTGATGAAGAAGTTGATGAGATGATTAGAGAAGCTGATATCGATGGAGATGGCCAGGTCAATTACGAGGAGTTTGTGAGGATGATGCTGGCGAAGTGA